Proteins encoded within one genomic window of Deltaproteobacteria bacterium:
- a CDS encoding AtpZ/AtpI family protein, which yields MAKDNQLYAYAKYSAIGIEFAVAAIVGIYGGSYIDSHFGSSPWGVLLGAILCLASGFYRLVISLQQMSAQREQQDDRKN from the coding sequence ATGGCTAAAGATAACCAACTCTACGCTTACGCGAAGTACAGTGCGATTGGTATCGAGTTTGCGGTTGCCGCCATTGTCGGTATCTACGGAGGCAGTTATATTGACTCGCACTTTGGTTCAAGTCCGTGGGGAGTTCTCCTTGGTGCAATACTTTGCCTCGCAAGCGGTTTCTATCGCCTGGTGATTTCTCTGCAACAAATGTCAGCCCAACGTGAACAACAAGACGATCGAAAAAATTGA
- the dnaA gene encoding chromosomal replication initiator protein DnaA yields the protein MQRVWEQVLSEVAGKVGVIQTETWLKPIRPLMLREDTLHLEVPNALFRDWLLENLMPILQESLANIVGRAVHITFHIATKKQGELFPSVVEEKEEKPDAPRSTTKKNGLVLNYTFSTFIVGGGNQFAHAAARAVAESPGKNYNPLFIYGGVGLGKTHLINAIGHEAIVKQGCKSVFYLSSESFTNELISHLRRDRMDDFKSKFRQADVLILDDVQFLSGRERTQEEFFHTFNTLHQSHKQIILTSDKFPNEIDGLEERLRNRFESGLIADIQPPDLETRVAILQKKAQLKRIPLTQEIALFIATHVTANVRELEGGLTKLGALAELTKNPITIDLATQVLQNLLKGEKGKEKEVSIETVQKAVCKYFGIRVGDLTSKKRTQFVAFPRQVAMFLCRKLAGASYPMIGVRFGGKDHTTALYACSAIEKRLKEDDELRSVLTRIEHLVYGGNEE from the coding sequence GTGCAGCGGGTGTGGGAACAGGTGCTGAGTGAAGTGGCAGGGAAAGTCGGGGTAATACAGACCGAAACCTGGCTCAAACCAATACGACCTCTCATGTTACGAGAGGACACGTTACACCTTGAAGTACCAAATGCACTCTTTCGCGATTGGCTTCTAGAAAATCTGATGCCAATTCTGCAAGAGAGCCTCGCAAACATCGTTGGTCGTGCGGTTCACATCACGTTCCACATAGCGACGAAGAAACAAGGCGAACTCTTTCCATCTGTGGTTGAAGAGAAAGAAGAGAAGCCTGACGCGCCTCGCAGCACGACCAAGAAAAATGGACTCGTCCTCAATTACACCTTTTCGACATTCATCGTCGGTGGTGGCAATCAATTTGCGCACGCAGCAGCACGTGCGGTTGCCGAAAGCCCTGGGAAAAATTACAACCCGCTTTTTATCTATGGAGGGGTTGGTCTAGGAAAAACCCATCTCATTAATGCTATTGGCCATGAAGCTATTGTGAAACAAGGCTGCAAAAGCGTCTTTTACTTGTCTTCAGAGTCATTTACTAATGAATTGATCTCCCACTTGCGGCGCGACCGCATGGATGACTTCAAGAGTAAGTTTCGTCAAGCAGACGTATTGATCCTTGATGACGTGCAATTTCTCTCTGGTCGAGAACGTACGCAGGAAGAATTTTTCCACACGTTCAATACATTACATCAGTCGCACAAACAGATCATTCTCACTTCAGATAAATTCCCCAATGAGATAGACGGACTGGAAGAACGACTGCGAAATCGCTTTGAGAGTGGATTGATTGCTGACATCCAGCCACCAGACCTGGAAACTCGGGTCGCGATATTACAGAAGAAAGCGCAACTGAAACGTATTCCGTTAACGCAAGAGATCGCACTCTTTATCGCCACCCATGTGACCGCCAACGTGCGGGAACTCGAAGGTGGACTCACCAAGCTTGGGGCACTTGCGGAGCTGACAAAAAATCCCATTACCATCGATCTCGCTACTCAAGTCCTGCAAAACCTTTTGAAAGGTGAGAAAGGAAAGGAGAAGGAAGTTTCTATCGAGACCGTACAAAAGGCAGTCTGCAAGTACTTTGGCATACGGGTTGGTGACTTGACTTCTAAGAAGCGCACCCAGTTCGTTGCCTTTCCCCGCCAGGTTGCCATGTTTCTTTGTCGCAAGTTAGCTGGTGCCTCTTATCCAATGATCGGCGTTCGCTTTGGAGGCAAAGACCACACCACTGCTCTGTATGCGTGTTCAGCGATAGAAAAACGCTTGAAAGAAGATGATGAATTACGATCAGTGCTCACACGGATTGAGCACCTCGTTTACGGCGGCAATGAGGAATAG
- the atpB gene encoding F0F1 ATP synthase subunit A, with translation MEHPFTWVSAIPGLNILPDQVATSLIVAAIIVIFTLLARRQLNAAADPAIPDSTLSLRNIAEILVEGLSGMTEGTIGHHWRKYINLYGSFFVFILFANLIGLVPGFAPPTANFNVSLALGLVSFIAYNFVAFKEQGLAYLKHFAGPLLILAPLMFPLEIISNCVRPLSLGLRLLGNMTGDHLAIEIFTGLTKVIIPVIFYLLGAFVCFLQAFVFTLLSMVYVSNVLGHGDHH, from the coding sequence ATGGAGCATCCCTTTACTTGGGTTTCGGCGATCCCTGGATTAAATATTCTTCCTGATCAAGTAGCAACTTCTCTCATCGTTGCCGCAATTATCGTCATCTTTACCCTTTTGGCGCGTCGACAACTTAACGCTGCCGCTGATCCTGCAATACCAGATAGTACCCTCAGCTTGCGTAACATTGCCGAAATTTTGGTTGAAGGTCTTTCTGGTATGACCGAAGGGACTATCGGTCACCACTGGCGCAAGTACATCAACCTGTATGGTTCGTTCTTTGTTTTCATCTTGTTCGCCAACTTGATTGGACTCGTGCCGGGGTTTGCACCACCAACGGCGAATTTTAATGTGTCGCTCGCTTTAGGATTGGTGTCGTTTATCGCGTACAACTTCGTCGCGTTCAAAGAGCAGGGGCTTGCCTATCTCAAACATTTTGCTGGTCCATTACTGATCCTTGCTCCACTGATGTTTCCCTTGGAAATCATCAGCAACTGTGTTCGACCGCTCTCGCTAGGTTTGCGTCTTCTCGGAAACATGACTGGTGACCATCTGGCGATTGAAATTTTCACTGGCCTCACCAAAGTTATCATCCCTGTGATTTTCTATTTATTGGGAGCGTTCGTCTGTTTCCTCCAAGCGTTCGTGTTTACGTTGCTGAGTATGGTCTACGTCTCTAACGTGCTTGGTCACGGAGATCACCACTAA
- the hemL gene encoding glutamate-1-semialdehyde-2,1-aminomutase codes for MSTSHKLFLEAQQYIPGGVNSPVRAWRAVGGNPLFIQRGRGCRVIDADGKEYVDYVGSWGPLIAGHAHPQIVKAIEESLKRGTSFGAPTPKEIELAKAIIEAVPSIDKVRLTSSGTEATMTALRLARGYTKRGKILKFDGCYHGHSDALLVRAGSGALTFSLPDSHGVPEDFTSQTLVTTYNDLASVEARFEADPTGIAAVIVEPIAGNMGLVLPHAEFLSGLRSVTQRYGALLIFDEVITGFRVGRGGAQERYNITPDLTCLGKVVGGGMPLAAVGGKREIMDQLAPVGPVYQAGTLSGNPLAVTAGLETLKIISTPGTYERLNGLGTMMAGGLRQAIKDTGTIACVNQIGSMFTLFFGVNSVKDSATATQSDTKMFARYFQGMIERSVYLPPSQFETAFISLAHSETEVQETVAAAKEVLSSMR; via the coding sequence ATGTCTACGTCCCATAAGCTTTTTCTCGAAGCGCAACAATACATCCCCGGTGGAGTGAACAGTCCCGTCCGCGCCTGGCGCGCAGTTGGCGGCAATCCACTCTTTATTCAGCGTGGTCGCGGCTGCAGAGTGATTGATGCCGATGGGAAAGAATATGTAGATTACGTAGGCTCTTGGGGGCCGTTGATTGCTGGGCATGCGCACCCACAAATTGTGAAGGCCATTGAAGAGAGCTTAAAACGAGGAACGAGCTTTGGGGCACCGACACCAAAAGAGATTGAGCTGGCAAAAGCAATCATTGAAGCAGTGCCATCGATAGATAAAGTTCGCTTGACGTCTTCTGGGACTGAAGCGACGATGACCGCTCTTCGTCTGGCGCGTGGATATACGAAGCGAGGCAAGATTCTCAAATTTGATGGTTGCTATCATGGTCACAGTGACGCATTGTTGGTCCGAGCTGGCTCTGGGGCGTTAACGTTCAGCCTTCCTGATAGTCACGGAGTACCTGAGGATTTTACGAGTCAAACTCTTGTTACCACATATAACGATTTAGCAAGCGTGGAGGCACGCTTTGAAGCCGACCCTACAGGAATTGCTGCCGTTATTGTTGAACCTATCGCTGGGAACATGGGTCTTGTTCTTCCTCATGCTGAGTTTTTGTCTGGATTGCGAAGCGTAACGCAGCGCTATGGTGCCTTGTTGATTTTCGATGAAGTGATCACTGGTTTTCGCGTTGGCCGCGGAGGAGCGCAGGAACGGTATAACATCACACCAGACCTCACTTGTTTGGGAAAAGTCGTTGGCGGTGGAATGCCATTAGCGGCGGTCGGTGGCAAACGTGAAATCATGGACCAACTTGCTCCTGTGGGGCCTGTGTATCAAGCGGGAACGCTGTCTGGAAATCCGCTCGCAGTTACCGCCGGTCTTGAGACCTTAAAGATCATAAGTACCCCTGGAACATACGAGCGACTGAACGGTCTGGGAACCATGATGGCAGGAGGTTTACGACAGGCGATCAAAGATACTGGAACTATTGCCTGTGTGAACCAAATCGGCTCTATGTTTACGCTGTTCTTTGGTGTGAACAGTGTGAAAGATAGTGCAACCGCAACTCAGAGTGATACGAAGATGTTTGCCCGTTACTTTCAGGGTATGATCGAACGCAGTGTGTATTTGCCACCCTCGCAGTTTGAAACGGCTTTTATTTCCCTCGCTCATAGCGAAACAGAGGTCCAAGAGACTGTAGCGGCAGCGAAAGAAGTGTTGAGTAGTATGCGATAG